One window of the Acinonyx jubatus isolate Ajub_Pintada_27869175 chromosome A2, VMU_Ajub_asm_v1.0, whole genome shotgun sequence genome contains the following:
- the MTMR14 gene encoding myotubularin-related protein 14 isoform X5, whose amino-acid sequence MAGARAAAAASAGPSASSGNPPPQEPGLGELLEEFSRTQYRAKDCSGTGGSKVERIEKRCLELFGRDYCYSVIQNVNGDICGHYPQHIVFLEYESSEKEKDTFQSTVQVSKLQDLVNRSKTARCRGRFVCPVILFKGKHICRSATLAGWGELYGRTGYNYIFSGGADDAWADAEDITEEDCALRSSDTHLFDKVRGYDIKLLRYLSVKYICDLMVENKKVKFGMNVTSSEKVDKAQRYADFTLLSIPYPGCEFFKEYKDRDYMAEGLIFNWKQDYVDAPLSIPDFLTCSLNIDWSQYQSWDLVQQTQNYLKLLLSIINSDDDSGLLVHCISGWDRTPLFISLLRLSLWADGLIHTSLKPAEILYLTVAYDWFLFGHMLVDRLSKGEEIFFFCFNFLKHIISEEFSALKTQRRKSLPARDAGFTLEDICMLRRKDRGSTTSLGSDFSLVMESSPGAAGSFTYEAVELVPAGAQTQAAWRKSHSSSPQSVLWNRSQPSEDRLPSHQGLGEAKSSSSSSSNHSDFFRMGSSPLEVPKPSGPSPARILSLHRLWQLADGNRLWQYSGTGCPAHRLLSPFQLPG is encoded by the exons ATGGCCGGCGCTAGGGCAGCCGCTGCCGCCTCAGCGGGGCCCTCGGCTTCTTCGGGCAACCCGCCGCCTCAGGAGCCAGGGCTCGGGGAGCTGCTGGAGGAATTCTCCCGGACTCAGTACCGGGCCAAGGACTGTAGCGGGACGGGCGGCTCAAAG GTTGAGCGCATTGAGAAGAGATGTCTGGAGCTGTTTGGCCGAGACTACTGTTACAGTGTGATCCAAAATGTGAATGGGGATATCTGTGGCCACTACCCCCAGCACATCGTGTTCCTGGAGTATGAAAGTtctgagaaggagaaagacac GTTTCAGAGCACCGTGCAAGTGAGCAAGTTGCAAGACCTCGTCAACCGTAGCAAGACAGCCAGGTGCAGAGGACGGTTTGTGTGCCCGGTGATCCTGTTCAAGGGCAAG CACATTTGCAGGTCAGCTACCCTGGCTGGATGGGGGGAGCTATATGGACGCACTGGCTACAACTATATTTTCTCAG GAGGTGCAGATGATGCCTGGGCAGATGCAGAGGACATCACAGAGGAGGACTGCGCTCTTCG AAGTTCCGACACACATCTTTTTGATAAGGTCAGAGGCTATGACATCAAGCTGCTTCGGTACCTGTCAGTCAAATACATCTGTGACCTGATGGTGGAGAACAAGAAGGTGAAGTTTGGTATGAA TGTAACCTCCTCCGAGAAGGTGGACAAAGCCCAGCGCTATGCCGACTTCACTCTCCTCTCCATCCCGTATCCAG GCTGTGAATTTTTCAAGGAATATAAGGATCGAGATTACATGGCTGAAGGGCTCATTTTTAACTGGAAGCAG GACTACGTCGATGCCCCACTGAGCATCCCCGATTTCCTGACTTGCTCTCTGAACATTGACTGGAGCCAGTATCAG AGTTGGGACCTGGTGCAACAAACACAAAACTACCTGAAACTGCTGCTTTCCATAATTAACAGCGACG ATGACAGCGGGCTGCTGGTACACTGTATCTCGGGCTGGGACCGGACACCACTCTTCATCTCTCTCCTGCGCCTTTCCTTGTGGGCT GATGGGCTTATCCACACATCCCTAAAGCCTGCTGAGATCCTCTACCTGACTGTGGCCTACGACTGGTTCCTCTTCGG GCACATGTTGGTAGATCGGCTCAGCaaaggagaggag attttcttcttctgcttcaaTTTTTTGAAGCATATCATCTCTGAGGAGTTCTCTGCTCTGAAGACACAGAG GAGGAAGAGTTTACCAGCCCGGGACGCAGGCTTCACTCTGGAAGATATCTGTATGCTGA GACGAAAGGACCGTGGCAGCACCACCAGCCTTGGCAGTGACTTCTCTCTGGTCATGGAGAGCTCCCCAGGAGCCGCCGGGAGTTTCACCTATGAGGCCGTGGAGCTGGTCCCTGCAGGAGCACAGACTCAGGCAGCTTG GAGGAAGAGCCACTCATCCTCTCCACAGAGTGTGCTCTGGAACCGGTCACAGCCCTCAGAGGACCGCCTGCCTTcccaccaggggctgggggaagccaAGTCTTCCAGCTCCTCATCTTCGAACCATTCTGACTTTTTCAGGATGGGTAGCAGTCCCCTGGAGGTCCCCAAACCCAG
- the MTMR14 gene encoding myotubularin-related protein 14 isoform X6, translating into MAGARAAAAASAGPSASSGNPPPQEPGLGELLEEFSRTQYRAKDCSGTGGSKVERIEKRCLELFGRDYCYSVIQNVNGDICGHYPQHIVFLEYESSEKEKDTFQSTVQVSKLQDLVNRSKTARCRGRFVCPVILFKGKHICRSATLAGWGELYGRTGYNYIFSGGADDAWADAEDITEEDCALRSSDTHLFDKVRGYDIKLLRYLSVKYICDLMVENKKVKFGMNVTSSEKVDKAQRYADFTLLSIPYPGCEFFKEYKDRDYMAEGLIFNWKQDYVDAPLSIPDFLTCSLNIDWSQYQSWDLVQQTQNYLKLLLSIINSDDDSGLLVHCISGWDRTPLFISLLRLSLWADGLIHTSLKPAEILYLTVAYDWFLFGHMLVDRLSKGEEIFFFCFNFLKHIISEEFSALKTQRRKSLPARDAGFTLEDICMLRRKDRGSTTSLGSDFSLVMESSPGAAGSFTYEAVELVPAGAQTQAAWRKSHSSSPQSVLWNRSQPSEDRLPSHQGLGEAKSSSSSSSNHSDFFRMGSSPLEVPKPRLWQLADGNRLWQYSGTGCPAHRLLSPFQLPG; encoded by the exons ATGGCCGGCGCTAGGGCAGCCGCTGCCGCCTCAGCGGGGCCCTCGGCTTCTTCGGGCAACCCGCCGCCTCAGGAGCCAGGGCTCGGGGAGCTGCTGGAGGAATTCTCCCGGACTCAGTACCGGGCCAAGGACTGTAGCGGGACGGGCGGCTCAAAG GTTGAGCGCATTGAGAAGAGATGTCTGGAGCTGTTTGGCCGAGACTACTGTTACAGTGTGATCCAAAATGTGAATGGGGATATCTGTGGCCACTACCCCCAGCACATCGTGTTCCTGGAGTATGAAAGTtctgagaaggagaaagacac GTTTCAGAGCACCGTGCAAGTGAGCAAGTTGCAAGACCTCGTCAACCGTAGCAAGACAGCCAGGTGCAGAGGACGGTTTGTGTGCCCGGTGATCCTGTTCAAGGGCAAG CACATTTGCAGGTCAGCTACCCTGGCTGGATGGGGGGAGCTATATGGACGCACTGGCTACAACTATATTTTCTCAG GAGGTGCAGATGATGCCTGGGCAGATGCAGAGGACATCACAGAGGAGGACTGCGCTCTTCG AAGTTCCGACACACATCTTTTTGATAAGGTCAGAGGCTATGACATCAAGCTGCTTCGGTACCTGTCAGTCAAATACATCTGTGACCTGATGGTGGAGAACAAGAAGGTGAAGTTTGGTATGAA TGTAACCTCCTCCGAGAAGGTGGACAAAGCCCAGCGCTATGCCGACTTCACTCTCCTCTCCATCCCGTATCCAG GCTGTGAATTTTTCAAGGAATATAAGGATCGAGATTACATGGCTGAAGGGCTCATTTTTAACTGGAAGCAG GACTACGTCGATGCCCCACTGAGCATCCCCGATTTCCTGACTTGCTCTCTGAACATTGACTGGAGCCAGTATCAG AGTTGGGACCTGGTGCAACAAACACAAAACTACCTGAAACTGCTGCTTTCCATAATTAACAGCGACG ATGACAGCGGGCTGCTGGTACACTGTATCTCGGGCTGGGACCGGACACCACTCTTCATCTCTCTCCTGCGCCTTTCCTTGTGGGCT GATGGGCTTATCCACACATCCCTAAAGCCTGCTGAGATCCTCTACCTGACTGTGGCCTACGACTGGTTCCTCTTCGG GCACATGTTGGTAGATCGGCTCAGCaaaggagaggag attttcttcttctgcttcaaTTTTTTGAAGCATATCATCTCTGAGGAGTTCTCTGCTCTGAAGACACAGAG GAGGAAGAGTTTACCAGCCCGGGACGCAGGCTTCACTCTGGAAGATATCTGTATGCTGA GACGAAAGGACCGTGGCAGCACCACCAGCCTTGGCAGTGACTTCTCTCTGGTCATGGAGAGCTCCCCAGGAGCCGCCGGGAGTTTCACCTATGAGGCCGTGGAGCTGGTCCCTGCAGGAGCACAGACTCAGGCAGCTTG GAGGAAGAGCCACTCATCCTCTCCACAGAGTGTGCTCTGGAACCGGTCACAGCCCTCAGAGGACCGCCTGCCTTcccaccaggggctgggggaagccaAGTCTTCCAGCTCCTCATCTTCGAACCATTCTGACTTTTTCAGGATGGGTAGCAGTCCCCTGGAGGTCCCCAAACCCAG